From one Flavobacterium sp. N502536 genomic stretch:
- a CDS encoding cyclic peptide export ABC transporter, with protein sequence MENNTSEISHSKLIPIRPLIGYSLLAIISGLSGFAFITIINKIISNSITSTETFPLQNYLYLFIGTILAFFISRRWLASGIIKLSQKIYWDIRKDVIKLILRAPYRKLQEYKEEVYATLTADANHVSNASLMIITFFSSIILILACLVYMAFLSLKLFSVSVVVIAVGVIIYTLRSKASNTEIKEVRELEKTFIGIFNSILNGAKEININADKGTQIYDQKLLKVATTGETKYVKALLKYLNSEMISQLLFYSLITFILVYAGAVFQTPTAIKVSFIFVLLYLMGPIVSVMTIIPVMSRALVSLKKMDKLRKELTKLEKTIKVDNKGQYRDFSDLRICNYLFSYGENQFSVGPINFNVRRNETVFVYGGNGEGKTTFINTVLNLYSLDDGEAYIDGKLVPLEELEKIKNLFAPVFSDFYLFDEFYGISSVDYEKVEKYLKLFELEEKVHIKDGYFSTTNLSTGQRKRLALISTLLEDRPIIVLDEWAADQDPHFRHKFYTEIIPVLVQEEDKTIIAITHDDRYYNTADVLLKMEYGKLEEVNISELTAIF encoded by the coding sequence ATGGAAAATAATACATCAGAAATTAGTCACTCTAAACTTATACCAATAAGACCCTTAATTGGATATTCTTTACTGGCTATAATTTCAGGCTTGTCAGGATTTGCATTTATAACAATTATCAATAAAATTATAAGCAATTCTATTACTTCTACCGAAACATTCCCATTGCAAAACTACCTCTATCTATTTATCGGAACTATCTTAGCCTTTTTTATTTCTCGCAGATGGCTGGCAAGTGGTATCATCAAGTTATCTCAAAAAATATATTGGGATATAAGAAAAGATGTAATAAAGCTTATTTTGAGAGCTCCCTACAGGAAACTTCAGGAATATAAAGAAGAAGTTTATGCTACATTAACTGCAGATGCAAATCATGTTTCAAATGCCTCCTTAATGATTATTACTTTTTTTTCTTCAATTATTCTTATACTGGCCTGTTTGGTCTATATGGCTTTTCTATCCTTAAAATTATTCAGTGTTAGTGTTGTCGTTATCGCAGTGGGAGTAATAATTTATACACTCAGATCAAAGGCAAGTAATACAGAAATAAAAGAAGTAAGAGAGCTGGAAAAGACATTTATAGGGATTTTTAATAGCATTCTTAACGGAGCAAAAGAAATCAATATCAATGCTGACAAAGGAACTCAGATTTATGATCAAAAATTACTAAAAGTTGCTACAACCGGAGAAACGAAGTATGTGAAAGCACTTTTAAAATACCTCAATAGTGAAATGATAAGTCAGTTATTATTCTATTCTCTGATTACATTTATTTTGGTGTATGCAGGGGCGGTATTTCAAACACCTACAGCAATTAAAGTGAGTTTTATATTTGTATTGTTATACCTGATGGGGCCAATTGTAAGTGTAATGACAATCATTCCTGTTATGAGCAGAGCACTGGTATCACTCAAAAAAATGGATAAACTTCGAAAAGAACTTACTAAACTTGAAAAGACCATTAAAGTTGATAATAAAGGACAGTATAGAGATTTTTCAGATTTAAGGATATGTAATTATCTCTTTTCTTATGGTGAAAATCAATTTTCCGTAGGACCAATTAATTTTAATGTTAGACGAAATGAAACTGTTTTTGTCTATGGAGGTAACGGAGAGGGGAAAACAACATTTATAAATACAGTTTTAAATCTCTATAGCCTGGATGACGGAGAAGCCTATATAGACGGAAAATTAGTTCCTTTAGAAGAATTAGAGAAAATAAAAAACCTTTTTGCACCTGTTTTCAGTGATTTTTATTTGTTTGATGAGTTTTACGGAATATCAAGCGTTGATTATGAAAAAGTAGAAAAATACCTGAAATTATTTGAGTTAGAAGAAAAAGTACATATTAAAGATGGCTATTTTTCAACAACCAATTTGTCTACAGGTCAGCGTAAGCGATTGGCTCTAATTAGTACTTTATTAGAAGACAGGCCTATAATTGTATTGGATGAATGGGCAGCAGATCAGGATCCGCATTTCAGACATAAATTTTATACCGAAATTATTCCTGTGCTGGTTCAGGAGGAGGATAAAACAATCATTGCCATCACCCATGATGATAGGTACTACAATACAGCCGATGTTTTGCTCAAAATGGAATACGGTAAATTAGAAGAGGTGAACATTTCTGAGCTTACCGCAATTTTTTAA